Genomic segment of Malus domestica chromosome 15, GDT2T_hap1:
ccaccctcttccctTCTCTACATAccccactccttaaatccacaccCATTCCCCTCATTTTTTCCGTGCCCAATTTCTCCACCCGTGGAATTGGCCTGGCGAATGGGGTTTCCCGATTCCAACTCACGAAGAAAGGGGTGGGTTTGGGGAAGATGGGATCTGGGTTGCaagggaagatgaagatggtttttttttttttttttttttttttttttcttctgggttGTAGGGTAGTGGgtgcggaggaggaggaggaggatgggTGCGCGGTGGGTTTAGGGAAGACGagagggggaagaaaggggtgggttgcagggaaggggggtcggggaagatgaagatgggttttttttttttcttttctgggttgcaggttggGCTCGGGTGGGGGGAGAaaggggtgggggggggggaagacgaactggggtttggggaagacgagaagggaaaaaaggaaagggagggagggagaagggagggagggtcGGGGGGTGGGGTGAGGTGAGGGAATGATGGATGTgcagagaagggagggagggagaagggatggtcggggaagatgattgtgatttttttattttttttatttttaagggtaatttattattttattaatattttaatagaaagtggatCCCGTCTCAAGccatgtcagcatttaacagaaattgacagacaactgacggaaggtatgacattgcaacaaatttgaAGATAagatatgaaattgaaactttttaaagacgaGGTATGAAAATATTAATGACCCAATAGTTGacgtagttttatgtaatttaccctaaaacttaaggactttgataaaaaattgaaatggaaTAATGCTTTAATTAATGGAGTAACAAAAGGAGGAATGAGAAGAAATATATGTCTGTAtatcttatatgtatattatgcTTGAAGGGCTCACGCCTTAAAACGCCTTGCTTTACGCCGACACTTGTAAAAACATTTGCTATCTGTAATTGATAGAGTTGAGGTTCAAGACCATATTGGTACAGATCAAGTCTTATCCACACTATAGCATATACAATATTCAATAATTTATGGTTTTTCTTTCCAGAAAAACTGGAGTCTGCAGTCATGGTTAACTGGAACAGTAGtttagggatttggatcctctcctgagctaatggagaggatcctcctgatcaaGCATTGTGGGccattggatttttatccaatgactataattattataactttaaagaaaCTCCTTGTTGTAgctattggataaaaatccaatggTCCACAATgtttggtcaggaggatcctctccattggcttgggagaggatccaaatccgtagTTTAGTACTacagtaattaattaattataaaacaaAGGGATGGTAGAGAGAAAATAagataaatacacacacacacatgtaggAAGTGCCCTGTCCTCTATGCTTACGTCGAGAAAGACACATTAGAGCAGATTAGAGGGAttgcattattattatttttaggaaattttaacgaaaagcacccggtactgttcactttaacgaaaaatcacatttttacactaaaaaatcaatcctggtactattcactttaccctttattttgtccttatcattaaaactcaaagttttcaagcactttcattagttttcttttatttttataattgcatctacctctctctctctctctctctctctctctctctctctctctctctatatatatatatatatatctcctcACATTCAGGCAATACTAGTCATCACTACTCAATTTAACTAGCTGCTGCAGATCACagatacagagagagagagatggaaaacaaaaaacaagatcAGCAACAGAGAGCTAGTACAGATGGAGCTTCCAAACGCATATCAGCCACCTATTCAGAACCCACACCACCCAGCGAACACTTTGATCTTGACCTTGATCATAATACTGACCCTAAGGATGACCCTCAGGTaatttaatctctctctctctctctctctctctctctctctctctctctcttaattttATTAAGTTTTTTAACAGAATAAAATGTTCTAAGTTTGTTGATTAATTATTCCGATGATCACTAGAAGCCTGGATGGAGAAAGTTTCTAGCACATGTTGGCCCTGGCTTCCTTGTCTCTTTGGCTTACCTTGATCCTGGCAATTGTGAGTCTCGCTCTCCATGTGTTATATACATGAAAAGTTTTGCTAAACCGTAAATTTGAACCACTGAGTTTATTCTCATCTGAATGTGGGATTCAATTTTACAATTTGACAATATAGTTTAGTAAAAACACATTAACCCACATATATATAGCTAAGTCAACCTTTCATAACAATATTTGCATGTGTACGTCcgtacatatatatgtattagtCTTTATgctttttgttcttcatttattGACAAAAGTATATGTTGTTTATGGTGATCTTACAGTGGAAACTGATCTCCAAGCTGGAGCAAATCACAGATACGAGGTAATCAAACAAAATTCAGaaaggcaaaaaaaaattgaaaaaataagatAATTATTAAAAGCAAGCATTAAGAACAAGGCAAAAGATAAAAAATGATATTCTTATCTTTTATTTATACTATTATTTGTACCATCTTTTTAATAGAGATGAAATCCACATATATTGGCAGGCTCTATCTCTAGAGAGAGATGCGGACAAATAATGATAAAAATAGATAGTAAGTGCAGcactactaaaaaaaaaaaatagtgaggATTAATTGATCGAATTCTTTACATGTATTTAGCATGCAAAAGAAAAGGCCGGAGCAGTGgtcttattatatattttgctATGTAATTTCAGCTGCTATGGGTGATTCTTATTGGATTGATCTTCGCTCTCATAATCCAGTCGCTCTCAGCAAACCTTGGTGTGACAACTGGTATGAAATGGATAAACATTATTCTAATCTTAAAAAATAGCACAGATATTAATAATATTCTATATTATATAACTACATAACTAAGGGAAATTGTAtaataaatgaatagagattaGGAACAAGTTTGTtcgtttttgttgttgttaacaCAAATGGATTGGAGGATACAGATAAGATAAACAGGTGATATGATGATGGGAGGGGAGAGAAATAAACTGAAGATTATATTATTCTGCACataaaaggaaaattgaagATCTCTattattggtttattttttatttaaacaatatttatatttttccatttaaatttcaggGAAACATTTGTCAGAATTATGCAAGGCGGAATACCCACCATTTGTGAAGTATTGTTTGTGGTTACTAGCAGAAGTAGCCGTCATAGCGGCTGACATACCCGAAGGCAAATATATATTCACTTCAAATTTAATTCATGTTTATGCATTAATGTGTGTGTGAATACATAACGtataggagaaaaaaaaaatagaagaaaaaatattaacaaatgTTTGTATCTCTATATAATATATAGTATAGGTGATGATTCTTTTAAAGAGTATCGTAGTGACGATTCTTttaagggacactttggataCGGTCCCTAACTATTAatattctttgactgaaactttgttagttttcaatttttgatcgaaatccctgaaattaatgtgataatgtatttctatgtaggttactatattttttaaattaaaatttgaaatttatagttgtttgtattaatgagattttaaataaataaaaaaaaaacccataatgtgtgtgtgtgtatatgtatataaacatgggtacattcattaaaattaacaaaaaaattattgtaccaaagtatgggtacattcttcaaaaccacacaaaaaataatagatattaggcttaataacattagtaaatttctttgattaaacttgacatggatacattctcaaatcaagaaACAGAATGcaccatataagtttaaaaatgaattagaaaaaaattgaatagattttatattaaaaaagggtacattttactacaacaaattgatatatttaagaatgggtacattttaagattaaaaattaaaaaattacgtgaatgggtacatataagattaaaatatTGGAaacctttttataaaaaattaaggggtacaaacttattctaatttttttttttattttgaaaatgttttgaattgaaaattatttaggagtttaataaaggtgtgagtattaaaatcctaaatcaattattaatttttattttaaaaattatgtaactgacatgtaaattcattattgcATTAATgctaaggaccttgatcaaaatctgaaaactaataagatttcaatcaaagaacattAGTTATTAAGGACCGGATGctaatttttccttcttttaaaAAGTATCGTTGTGACGATTCTCTTAAAGAGTATCGTGTACTAACCCCATGTGAACAAGTTATAACGACAATTCTAAATTTTGGCATGCAGTTATTGGCACAGCGTTTGCCCTAAATATACTGTTCAATATTCCAGTTTGGACTGGAGTACTCTTAACTGGTTTCAGTACTCTTCTCCTTCTTGGCCTGCAGAAATATGGGGTAATTTAatatatcatttaatttgttttattcatgTGTATTTAGTTTATTCGGTTACGTATGTATGTTTGTGGTTGCATTATGTATATGGGCAGGTGAGGAAGCTGGAAATGCTGATAGCAGTGCTGGTGTTTGTGATGGCTGCCTGTTTCTTTGGGGAAATGAGTTATGTGAAGCCTCCGGCATCCGGTGTGCTCAAAGGCATGTTCATCCCTAAGCTCAGCGGCCAGGGAGCCACCGGAGATGCCATTGCCCTCTTGGGTGCCCTTGTTATGCCGTAAGTACATGTCTCGACAAATGCTTATGCTATCGAACTACAACTTCAATcaataaaaatacttaaaatttgatcaatacTTACGTCATCTAAATTTTTATACATATTCTATAATAATATGTTGCTATCTACGCTTGTTGTCTATATTATCTAACACTAGACTATTTTGACAGGCACAATCTTTTTCTCCACTCAGCTCTTGTGCTTTCAAGGAAAATTCCAAAATCTGTCCGTGGCATCAACGTAAGCCCCATATATTAATCATCTTTTCTATTCAATTagattacaaataaataatttatacaATTTTAAATGGCATGAAGATCCAAGTAGTTGGttgcttttttttatttggccaAATGTAGACTTTATTAAATACGAATCGAAACGTTTACATCTTGAGTaagaatattaaataaaaactccAGCCCTAAAGTATCCCAACAAAAAGCACCACCACGTAAGGCAACATATGAAGCTACAGTGTGAGCAGTGGCATTTCCATACCGCTTAACATACCTCACCCTTCCTAATTGAGAAGTCAACTGGTCAATATCATAAACAAAACATTCCAAAGTAGCATCAATTGCATATTCCTTATTAATCATTCGAATAAGCATCTGAGAATCAGACTCCACCTCCACATTCTGGCAGCCCAACTGAATACACACCCGCACCGCAGCACGTAGAGTTGCAGCCTCGACCATTGCTGCTGAGTTAAACAGCAATCCTCCTTCTCCTCCCGCAGCCACCAGCAACCCCGCAATATCAATTGAAAATCTCTTATAATAGTTAAATAAGTTATAGAACTAATTATCAACTTAATTAATGCTAAACTGTTTGTGACCTTGTCTAAAACACTTACAATTATATAAAACATTGTAAAGTTAACATAGTTTGAGGAACCTCCTGATGTCCTATAGGATGCCATCTTCTATGAATCCCAGTTATACTCAAGTTTTTATTTAGTACTAGCCTCTTGTGACACGCTTACGCGTATGGCAATTGAACTTTTGTATGTTAAATTAAAgtttttttatggttttttacaaaataaattaagaagatcaagttttttatttatatatgttctatttaaaaaaattgaaaataaattagaagttaAACATAAAACCACCTGCATGAGGGGAGGGGGCACCACCATGTGACTCTTCCTTAATTAATGCTTCGTATAGTGTTTATTTAACACTAATTAATTGTATTTTTGCAGGATGCATGTCGATATTTCTTGATAGAGAGTGGATTTGCATTATTTGTAGCATTTTTAATCAATGTTGCTATTGTCTCCGTATCCGGCACCGTTTGCCATCATAGCAACCTCTCGGATAAGGACAACGACACATGCAGTGATCTTACTCTCAATTCTGCTTCCTTTCTTCTCCAGGTACCAACTAATCACCTTCGTCCCTCTAATCTACATTACACGCGTGtgtattcatatatatatgccaGCCTCATTTTACTATTGCAAAAACGTGATAGGTATAAAACGTCTTATAAATTTCACCGTCATATACAACGTCTTATAAATTTCACCGTGTTTCCTATTTTTTGCTCCAAGATACAAGAGTTCTATAGAGTCACCATGATTCTTACGGGGCCTATCATTTTGTTTATGGTACATTAAACAGACTCTCTGCTAAGAAAGGGATCATATAATAACATACTGCTTCCGAATATAAAATCTAACATTGTACAAACTCATCTTATTTATAGAACAGATTGACGGTTTGTAACGTAACAAATAATACAATACTGTAGGAGATAACTAATCTATTTATATGTGCAGAATGTGTTGGGACGATCAAGCAAAATCTTGTATGCCATTGCACTATTAGCCTCAGGCCAAAGCTCCACGATTACAGGCACTTACGCAGGACAATTTGTCATGCaggttaaatttaaatttaattttttcttcatttattaTGAGTACTTAAACATAAAATTGCAAACTTGAGTGTATGTAAGTTAGCTATAGCAGTGTACTCTTCCCACTACTTTCAAGTTTGAATTTCCATTCCCGTAGTTAGAGTAAagtataatatttaaaattgatGGTGATTTGTAGGGTTTCTTGAACATTAAGATGAAAAAATGGGCTAGAAACTTAATGACGAGGTGCATTGCCATTACACCAAGCCTCATTGTTTCCATTATCGGCGGATCTTCAGGAGCAGGAAGGCTCATTATCATTGCATCGGTTTGTAATTAACTGgataattatatttaattttcttctccatccatttaccaaaaaataattaattagagaGGAAATTTTAAATGCATTTTGCAGATGATACTATCTTTTGAGCTCCCATTTGCTCTAATTCCACTCCTCAAATTCAGCAGTAGTGCCACCAAAATGGGACCTCACAAGAATTCAATCTATGTGAGTGGGTATTTTCAGCTCTCTTTGCTTTGCTTCATCTAAATTAGTTAACTGTGGAACCCTTTGAATTAACCAGTTACTAAGTAATAATCGACCGGACACAAAAAGCTTAAGTTGTTAAGAACTTCAGAGCAACAAGTGAGAGATGAAGCTTGGAGGCTTGGACACGAAAGTCTAGtactatattattattattatgggtCCGTTTGGACGTTATTTTGAAAAGATTCTCTCATAAGTGATTATGACCACTTCCAAACGAGCCATGTATAGCCACTAAACCTATAGAAAAGTGACTCGTAGATAATACATCCGTAATGTATATCAAACTAACCTGCTAGTAGCTAGTACTGATTGACACTAACAATGTTGGCATTTTTTGTATGCAGATCATTGTGATATCATGGACTCTAGGAATGGGAATCATAGGCATCAACATCTACTACCTCAGCACAGGATTTGTAGGGTGGATAATCCACAGCAGTCTACCCAAAGTCGCAACAGTGTTCATTGGGATCTTGGTGTTCCCTTTCATGGCCATTTACATACTTGCAGTCCTTTACCtaaccctaagaaaagacagTGTGGTAACTTTTGTTGAGCCCACAAAGAACGACCCGGCAGCCCAAAACCAAATGGAAAATGGGCTTTCCAACTATGGTGAGCCCCAAGTGCCTTTCAGAGAGGACTTGGCTGACATACATTTACCTCAATAGAGGACATATATATTTTCATACGCATATGCTTCCCA
This window contains:
- the LOC103424089 gene encoding metal transporter Nramp7.2-like isoform X1; amino-acid sequence: MENKKQDQQQRASTDGASKRISATYSEPTPPSEHFDLDLDHNTDPKDDPQKPGWRKFLAHVGPGFLVSLAYLDPGNLETDLQAGANHRYELLWVILIGLIFALIIQSLSANLGVTTGKHLSELCKAEYPPFVKYCLWLLAEVAVIAADIPEVIGTAFALNILFNIPVWTGVLLTGFSTLLLLGLQKYGVRKLEMLIAVLVFVMAACFFGEMSYVKPPASGVLKGMFIPKLSGQGATGDAIALLGALVMPHNLFLHSALVLSRKIPKSVRGINDACRYFLIESGFALFVAFLINVAIVSVSGTVCHHSNLSDKDNDTCSDLTLNSASFLLQNVLGRSSKILYAIALLASGQSSTITGTYAGQFVMQGFLNIKMKKWARNLMTRCIAITPSLIVSIIGGSSGAGRLIIIASMILSFELPFALIPLLKFSSSATKMGPHKNSIYIIVISWTLGMGIIGINIYYLSTGFVGWIIHSSLPKVATVFIGILVFPFMAIYILAVLYLTLRKDSVVTFVEPTKNDPAAQNQMENGLSNYGEPQVPFREDLADIHLPQ
- the LOC103424089 gene encoding metal transporter Nramp7.2-like isoform X2 produces the protein MENKKQDQQQRASTDGASKRISATYSEPTPPSEHFDLDLDHNTDPKDDPQPGWRKFLAHVGPGFLVSLAYLDPGNLETDLQAGANHRYELLWVILIGLIFALIIQSLSANLGVTTGKHLSELCKAEYPPFVKYCLWLLAEVAVIAADIPEVIGTAFALNILFNIPVWTGVLLTGFSTLLLLGLQKYGVRKLEMLIAVLVFVMAACFFGEMSYVKPPASGVLKGMFIPKLSGQGATGDAIALLGALVMPHNLFLHSALVLSRKIPKSVRGINDACRYFLIESGFALFVAFLINVAIVSVSGTVCHHSNLSDKDNDTCSDLTLNSASFLLQNVLGRSSKILYAIALLASGQSSTITGTYAGQFVMQGFLNIKMKKWARNLMTRCIAITPSLIVSIIGGSSGAGRLIIIASMILSFELPFALIPLLKFSSSATKMGPHKNSIYIIVISWTLGMGIIGINIYYLSTGFVGWIIHSSLPKVATVFIGILVFPFMAIYILAVLYLTLRKDSVVTFVEPTKNDPAAQNQMENGLSNYGEPQVPFREDLADIHLPQ